One part of the Corynebacterium sp. CNCTC7651 genome encodes these proteins:
- the secA gene encoding preprotein translocase subunit SecA produces MEKDVSHVFGGLSKLLRAGEGRTVKRLGKIADQVIALDEEYSKLTDAELKAKTDQFRAQLADGASLDDILLDAFATAREASWRVLGQKHYKVQIMGGAALHFGSVAEMKTGEGKTLTSVLPAYLNALEGKGVHIVTVNDYLAKRDAEMMGRVHHFLGLEVGVILSELRPPERKKAYAADITYGTNNELGFDYLRDNMTRSPEEMVQRGHNFAIVDEVDSILIDEARTPLIISGPADGSSQFYTVFSQLAPRMREGIHYEVDRRKRTVGVSEEGVEYVEDQLGIDNLYAPEHSQLVSYLNNALKAKELFERDKDYIIRQGEVLIVDSFTGRVLPGRRYNEGMHQAIEAKENVEIKNENQTLATVTLQNYFRLYNKLAGMTGTAETEASELHQIYKLDVVAIPPNKPNQRRDRDDLIYKTQEAKFSAVADDIAEHVEKGQPVLVGTTSVERSEYLSQLLTRKGIKHNVLNAKHHEEEGRIIAEAGLPGKVTVSTNMAGRGTDIVLGGNPEILLDAKLQEQGLDPFEDEERYQEAWDEQLPKAKERSQQLGDEVREAGGLYVIGTERHESRRIDNQLRGRSGRQGDPGETRFYLSMRDELMVRFMGTSMENMMNRLNVPDDVPIEAKMVSNAIKSAQSRVENQNFEMRKNVLKYDEVLNEQRKVVYRERQEILGSKDIAGQVRRMIDETVGAYVDGATREGYVEDWDLDELWNALDSLYGPTVSAQELIDGTGYGRPGEISADQLREALIGDAQAQYDKLEENVAAIGGEEQMRNIERMVILPIIDTKWREHLYEMDYLKEGIGLRAMAQRDPLVEYQKEGGDMFQAMNEAVQEETVRQLFMMRKQFEQPADAPVEA; encoded by the coding sequence ATGGAGAAGGACGTATCGCACGTGTTCGGAGGACTGTCCAAGCTGCTGCGCGCTGGTGAAGGGCGCACCGTCAAGCGCCTCGGCAAGATCGCTGACCAGGTCATCGCGCTGGATGAGGAATACTCGAAGCTGACCGATGCCGAGCTGAAGGCCAAGACCGACCAGTTCAGGGCGCAGCTCGCGGACGGTGCCTCGCTGGACGACATTTTGCTTGACGCGTTCGCCACCGCACGTGAGGCTTCGTGGCGCGTGCTGGGGCAGAAGCACTACAAAGTCCAGATCATGGGTGGTGCGGCGCTGCACTTCGGTTCCGTCGCGGAGATGAAGACCGGTGAGGGCAAGACCCTGACCTCGGTGCTGCCCGCGTACCTCAACGCCCTCGAGGGCAAGGGCGTCCACATTGTCACGGTGAACGATTACTTGGCAAAGCGTGACGCGGAGATGATGGGCCGCGTGCACCACTTCCTGGGCCTCGAGGTGGGCGTGATCCTCTCCGAGCTGCGCCCGCCGGAGCGCAAGAAGGCGTACGCCGCGGACATCACCTACGGCACGAACAATGAGCTGGGCTTCGACTACCTGCGCGACAACATGACCCGCTCGCCGGAGGAGATGGTGCAGCGCGGCCACAACTTCGCGATTGTGGATGAGGTGGACTCCATCCTGATCGATGAGGCCCGCACCCCGCTGATCATCTCCGGTCCGGCGGATGGTTCCAGCCAGTTCTACACCGTGTTCTCCCAGCTGGCGCCGCGTATGCGCGAGGGCATCCACTACGAGGTGGACCGCCGCAAGCGCACCGTCGGCGTGTCCGAGGAGGGCGTTGAGTACGTCGAAGACCAGCTGGGCATTGACAACCTGTACGCGCCGGAGCACTCCCAGCTGGTGAGCTACCTCAACAACGCGCTGAAGGCGAAGGAGCTGTTCGAGCGCGACAAGGATTACATCATCCGCCAGGGCGAGGTCCTGATTGTGGATAGCTTCACCGGTCGCGTCCTGCCTGGCCGCCGCTACAACGAAGGCATGCACCAGGCGATCGAGGCGAAGGAAAACGTCGAGATCAAGAATGAAAACCAGACGCTGGCGACGGTGACGCTGCAGAACTACTTCCGCCTGTACAACAAGCTCGCGGGCATGACTGGTACCGCTGAGACTGAGGCGAGCGAGCTGCACCAGATTTACAAGCTGGACGTGGTGGCCATCCCGCCGAACAAGCCAAACCAGCGCCGGGACCGGGACGACCTGATTTACAAGACGCAGGAGGCCAAGTTCTCCGCCGTGGCCGACGATATTGCGGAGCACGTGGAGAAGGGCCAGCCGGTGCTGGTGGGTACCACGTCCGTGGAGCGTTCGGAGTATCTCTCCCAGCTGCTGACCCGCAAGGGGATCAAGCACAATGTGCTGAATGCGAAGCACCACGAGGAAGAGGGCCGCATCATCGCGGAGGCCGGTCTGCCCGGCAAGGTGACGGTGTCCACCAACATGGCCGGCCGCGGTACCGATATCGTGCTGGGCGGCAACCCGGAAATTCTCCTGGACGCCAAGCTGCAGGAGCAGGGCCTCGACCCGTTCGAGGATGAGGAGCGCTACCAGGAGGCGTGGGACGAGCAGCTGCCGAAGGCGAAGGAGCGTTCGCAGCAGCTGGGCGACGAGGTGCGAGAGGCCGGCGGCCTGTACGTGATCGGTACGGAGCGCCACGAGTCGCGCCGCATTGACAACCAGCTGCGCGGCCGTTCCGGCCGTCAGGGCGACCCGGGCGAGACCCGCTTCTACCTCTCCATGCGCGATGAGCTGATGGTGCGCTTCATGGGCACGTCCATGGAGAACATGATGAACCGCCTCAACGTGCCGGACGATGTGCCGATTGAGGCGAAGATGGTGTCCAACGCCATCAAGAGTGCGCAGTCTCGCGTGGAGAACCAGAACTTCGAGATGCGCAAGAACGTCCTGAAGTATGACGAGGTGCTGAACGAGCAGCGCAAGGTGGTCTACCGCGAGCGCCAGGAGATCTTGGGCTCGAAGGACATCGCGGGCCAGGTCCGCCGCATGATCGACGAGACCGTTGGGGCGTACGTTGACGGCGCTACCCGCGAGGGCTACGTCGAGGACTGGGATTTGGACGAGCTCTGGAACGCGCTCGACTCCCTCTACGGGCCGACCGTTTCTGCACAAGAGCTTATCGACGGTACCGGGTACGGCCGCCCGGGCGAGATTTCTGCAGATCAGCTGCGCGAGGCCCTGATCGGAGACGCGCAGGCGCAGTACGACAAGCTGGAGGAGAACGTGGCCGCGATCGGTGGAGAGGAGCAGATGCGCAACATCGAGCGCATGGTGATCCTGCCGATCATCGACACGAAGTGGCGCGAGCACCTCTACGAGATGGACTACCTCAAGGAGGGCATTGGCTTGCGCGCGATGGCACAGCGCGACCCGCTGGTGGAGTACCAGAAGGAGGGCGGCGACATGTTCCAGGCCATGAATGAGGCCGTCCAGGAGGAGACGGTGCGCCAGCTGTTCATGATGCGCAAGCAGTTTGAGCAGCCGGCGGACGCGCCGGTAGAGGCTTAA
- a CDS encoding HAD-IA family hydrolase — translation MEGLVLDYAGVLDVEPEDQARWQALIAAVKEKGIATGILSNEAAEGEMADRIREWEFRGDVDAVVLSGEVGVDKPEREAFQAAADAIDVPLNDCVMIDDDIMNVRAAVEYGMIGILHTAFERTAVEIQSLFDVEGEF, via the coding sequence ATGGAGGGCCTTGTCCTTGACTATGCCGGTGTTCTGGATGTTGAACCTGAGGATCAGGCTCGCTGGCAGGCGCTGATCGCCGCAGTAAAGGAGAAGGGCATTGCCACCGGCATCCTCTCCAACGAGGCCGCCGAAGGCGAGATGGCTGATCGGATCCGTGAATGGGAGTTCCGCGGTGACGTGGATGCCGTGGTGCTCAGCGGCGAGGTCGGGGTGGATAAGCCGGAGCGGGAGGCGTTCCAGGCTGCGGCGGACGCGATCGATGTGCCGTTGAATGACTGCGTGATGATTGACGATGACATTATGAACGTCCGCGCCGCCGTAGAATACGGCATGATCGGCATCCTTCACACGGCGTTCGAGCGCACGGCGGTGGAGATCCAGTCCCTGTTCGATGTTGAGGGCGAATTCTAG
- the rsgA gene encoding ribosome small subunit-dependent GTPase A, producing MAGRSFGDYDESDVRVRPSKGSRPRSKDRPTHDDAEHGMVVSKDRGRWGVMLDSGTLVTCMRARELKRVSVEVGDRVGVVGDTSGQKDTLARIVKREERTSVLRRTADDTDPYERIIVANAELMLIVVAAADPPPRTGFVERALVAAFDGGVTPVVCMTKSDLADPAEFQREITDLDVEVYEVGIEEPIDDLVERIAGHVSALIGHSGVGKSTLVNRIVPDADRATGEVSGVGKGRHTSTQSVALPLAGGGWVIDTPGIRSFGLAHVSPGDIIDVFPELAEAAEACPRGCTHLGPPADPECAWDRIDPDSPLGRRVQAVRRLLSALHSNNEWDLKQLDEKR from the coding sequence ATGGCGGGACGCTCATTCGGGGACTACGACGAATCTGATGTCCGCGTCCGCCCCTCCAAGGGCTCGCGACCGCGGTCCAAGGATCGCCCGACGCACGACGACGCGGAGCACGGCATGGTCGTGTCCAAGGACCGCGGGCGCTGGGGCGTCATGCTGGATTCCGGCACGCTGGTGACCTGCATGCGGGCCCGCGAGCTGAAGCGCGTTTCCGTCGAGGTAGGCGACCGCGTGGGCGTGGTCGGCGACACGTCCGGGCAAAAGGACACCTTGGCGCGGATTGTGAAGCGCGAGGAACGCACCAGCGTGCTGCGGCGCACGGCGGATGACACCGACCCCTACGAGCGAATCATTGTGGCCAACGCAGAGCTGATGCTGATTGTGGTGGCGGCCGCCGACCCGCCTCCGCGCACCGGCTTTGTGGAGCGAGCGCTGGTTGCGGCGTTCGACGGCGGGGTGACCCCGGTCGTGTGCATGACCAAATCAGACCTCGCGGACCCGGCCGAATTCCAGCGCGAGATCACCGACTTGGACGTGGAGGTCTACGAGGTTGGCATCGAGGAGCCCATCGACGACCTGGTGGAGCGGATTGCCGGCCACGTTTCCGCGCTGATCGGCCACTCCGGCGTGGGTAAATCCACGCTGGTCAACCGCATCGTGCCGGATGCGGACCGCGCGACGGGGGAGGTCTCCGGCGTTGGCAAAGGCCGCCACACATCAACCCAGTCCGTGGCGCTTCCGCTTGCGGGCGGCGGCTGGGTCATCGACACCCCCGGCATCCGCTCCTTCGGCCTCGCCCACGTGTCACCCGGGGACATCATCGACGTGTTCCCCGAGCTCGCCGAAGCTGCGGAAGCGTGTCCGCGCGGCTGCACCCACCTCGGCCCGCCGGCGGACCCGGAGTGCGCCTGGGATCGGATCGACCCTGATTCCCCGCTCGGGCGCCGGGTTCAGGCGGTGAGGCGCCTACTCAGCGCACTGCACTCCAACAACGAGTGGGACTTAAAGCAGCTCGACGAGAAACGGTAG
- the aroA gene encoding 3-phosphoshikimate 1-carboxyvinyltransferase, producing the protein MKRMTNLWPAPYSPTPITHTVAVPGSKSMTNRAYILAALADGESTIVGALRSRDTDLMEAALASMGVGFAHEDGRIRVTPGELTGAKIDCGLAGTVMRFVPPVAAFAQGPVLFDGDPYARNRPMATILEALRALGVAVAGDSLPFTVHGRGSAEGGVVDIDASGSSQFVSGLLLSAARFDRGVTVRNTGGTLPSMPHIEMTVQMLEQAGVAVQAEGHTWRVEPQPIRATRFTIEPDLSNATPFLAAAAVTGGVVRVPHWPVDTTQPGDVIRHILERMGCEVELCADGVGHTLEVRGPARGNLRGIRLDMSDIGELTPTVAALATQASSVSELTGIAHLRGHETDRLAALTTEINKLGGHCEELGDGLRIHPARLSGGTWASYDDHRMATAGAIIGLTTEEVEVENIGTTAKTLPDFEQMWAEMVRG; encoded by the coding sequence ATGAAACGCATGACCAACCTGTGGCCGGCCCCGTACTCCCCGACCCCGATCACCCACACAGTTGCGGTACCGGGGTCGAAATCCATGACCAACCGGGCGTACATTCTCGCCGCCCTTGCGGACGGAGAATCCACCATCGTCGGCGCGCTACGCTCCCGCGACACCGACCTGATGGAAGCGGCGTTGGCCTCCATGGGCGTCGGATTCGCGCACGAGGACGGGCGCATCCGCGTCACCCCGGGCGAACTCACCGGCGCGAAGATCGACTGCGGGCTGGCGGGCACCGTCATGCGGTTCGTGCCGCCCGTTGCGGCGTTCGCCCAGGGCCCCGTGCTTTTCGACGGTGACCCTTACGCGCGCAACCGGCCCATGGCGACGATTTTGGAGGCCTTGCGCGCCCTCGGTGTCGCCGTTGCGGGCGATAGCTTGCCGTTCACGGTGCACGGGCGCGGCAGTGCGGAGGGCGGCGTGGTGGACATCGACGCGTCCGGCTCCTCCCAGTTCGTGTCCGGGCTGCTGCTGTCCGCCGCCCGCTTCGACCGTGGCGTGACCGTGCGCAACACGGGCGGGACGCTGCCGTCCATGCCGCACATCGAGATGACGGTGCAGATGCTGGAACAGGCCGGCGTTGCCGTGCAGGCGGAGGGCCACACCTGGCGGGTGGAGCCGCAGCCGATTCGCGCAACCAGGTTCACCATCGAGCCCGACCTGTCCAACGCCACCCCGTTCCTGGCGGCGGCGGCCGTGACCGGCGGTGTGGTGCGTGTGCCGCACTGGCCGGTGGACACCACGCAGCCGGGCGACGTGATCCGCCACATCCTGGAGCGCATGGGCTGCGAGGTGGAGCTGTGCGCCGACGGGGTCGGCCACACCCTCGAGGTGCGCGGTCCGGCGCGCGGCAACCTGCGCGGCATTCGCCTGGATATGAGCGATATCGGGGAGCTCACGCCCACCGTCGCCGCGCTGGCCACGCAGGCGTCGAGCGTCTCTGAGCTGACTGGCATCGCGCACCTGCGCGGCCACGAAACGGACCGGCTGGCGGCGCTGACCACGGAGATTAACAAGCTCGGCGGGCACTGCGAAGAGCTGGGCGACGGGCTGCGGATTCACCCCGCGCGGCTAAGCGGCGGCACCTGGGCTTCGTACGACGATCACCGCATGGCCACCGCCGGCGCCATCATCGGCTTGACGACGGAGGAGGTCGAGGTGGAGAACATCGGCACCACCGCGAAGACGCTGCCGGACTTCGAGCAGATGTGGGCTGAGATGGTGCGCGGCTAA
- a CDS encoding SOS response-associated peptidase: MCGRFVLFTSGQDLFDEVAGLPGVGSVVAPDGTPPPRYNIAPTQQVPLVRFDGTEAHLNPARWGLLPAWKKDETGPPLFNARGETVAEKPSFRSAFKSRRALMVLDGYYEWLATDDGKQPYYVAPESGLLYAAALWDTGLSRLSTTMVTTAAPEETAWLHHRLPLFLAQDEIRQWVDGSPEDAAELLTPSRVAGTLRWQEADKAVGNVRNDYAELMSAN, translated from the coding sequence ATGTGCGGACGTTTCGTGCTCTTTACTTCCGGCCAGGACCTTTTCGACGAGGTTGCGGGCCTGCCCGGCGTCGGCTCCGTAGTGGCGCCGGACGGCACCCCGCCGCCGCGCTACAACATCGCCCCCACGCAGCAGGTGCCGCTTGTGCGTTTCGACGGCACTGAGGCCCACCTCAACCCCGCCCGCTGGGGCCTTTTGCCAGCGTGGAAGAAGGATGAGACCGGCCCGCCGCTGTTCAACGCGCGCGGGGAGACGGTGGCGGAGAAGCCGTCGTTCCGCTCCGCGTTCAAATCCCGCCGCGCCCTGATGGTGCTGGACGGCTACTACGAGTGGCTGGCCACCGATGACGGCAAGCAGCCCTACTACGTTGCGCCGGAGTCGGGTCTGCTCTACGCTGCGGCGCTCTGGGACACGGGGCTTTCGCGCTTATCGACGACGATGGTCACCACCGCCGCACCCGAGGAAACCGCCTGGCTGCACCACCGGTTGCCGCTCTTCCTCGCACAGGATGAGATCCGCCAGTGGGTAGACGGCAGCCCGGAAGACGCTGCCGAGCTGCTCACGCCGTCCCGGGTGGCGGGCACGCTGCGCTGGCAGGAAGCGGACAAGGCCGTGGGCAATGTGCGCAACGATTACGCGGAGCTGATGTCCGCGAACTGA
- a CDS encoding aminoacyl-tRNA deacylase — protein MAARTRAIAAVEDTPHRVLEYAPSQDHFGDHAAAELGIDPAATLKTLVIARAGAPRDMALCCVPVAGHLALKAAAKALGWKHAEMADPAKAQRATGYVVGGISPLGTLSPLPTLLDASIEHLDAVYVSAGQRGLSLEIAPADLARLAGAQFADISSA, from the coding sequence ATGGCCGCCCGCACCCGCGCCATCGCCGCAGTGGAAGATACGCCCCACCGTGTGTTGGAGTACGCGCCCAGCCAGGACCATTTCGGCGACCACGCCGCTGCCGAGCTGGGCATTGACCCCGCTGCAACGCTGAAGACACTGGTCATCGCCCGCGCTGGCGCGCCACGGGACATGGCGCTGTGCTGCGTGCCGGTCGCCGGCCACTTGGCGCTGAAGGCCGCGGCGAAGGCGCTCGGCTGGAAGCACGCGGAGATGGCGGACCCGGCGAAAGCCCAGCGCGCCACGGGCTACGTTGTCGGCGGCATCTCCCCCCTTGGCACGTTGAGCCCGCTTCCCACGCTTCTCGACGCCTCAATAGAGCACCTCGACGCCGTCTACGTCTCCGCCGGCCAGCGCGGCCTCTCGCTGGAAATCGCGCCGGCAGATCTGGCGCGCCTGGCGGGGGCTCAGTTCGCGGACATCAGCTCCGCGTAA
- a CDS encoding sigma-70 family RNA polymerase sigma factor: protein MPDTDLKTRFTEEAMPLLDQLYGGALRMTRNPQDAEDLVQETYLKAYNAFDSFTPGTNLKAWLYRIMTNTYINSYRKKQRRPLVTSAEDVTDSQLYTSSSHDSTGLESAEVEALKLMPNSRISEALNALNEDYRMVVYYADVEGLAYKEIAEVMDIPLGTVMSRLHRGRKQLREMLKDVANEQGIGLDRDTEEK, encoded by the coding sequence ATGCCTGACACCGACCTCAAAACGCGCTTCACCGAGGAAGCGATGCCGCTTTTGGATCAGCTCTATGGCGGCGCGCTGCGGATGACCCGCAACCCGCAGGACGCGGAGGACCTGGTGCAGGAAACCTACCTCAAGGCGTACAACGCGTTCGATAGCTTCACCCCAGGCACCAACCTGAAGGCGTGGCTGTACCGCATTATGACGAACACGTACATCAACTCTTACCGCAAGAAGCAGCGCCGCCCGCTGGTGACGTCTGCGGAGGACGTCACGGATTCGCAGTTGTACACCTCCAGCTCGCACGACTCTACTGGGCTGGAGTCCGCGGAGGTGGAGGCGCTGAAACTCATGCCAAACTCACGGATCTCCGAGGCGCTCAACGCGTTGAACGAGGATTACCGCATGGTGGTCTACTACGCCGACGTGGAGGGGCTCGCATACAAGGAAATCGCGGAAGTGATGGACATTCCTTTGGGAACGGTGATGAGTCGGCTCCACCGGGGAAGAAAACAACTCCGGGAGATGTTGAAGGACGTAGCTAATGAGCAAGGCATTGGACTCGACCGTGATACGGAGGAGAAGTAA
- the rsrA gene encoding mycothiol system anti-sigma-R factor: MGAGECTCGNGKSHTTQDLLCELFDPETSAERATEVRSTLAGCPHCVSRLESEQAVRHLVRDCCGNAHAPEPLRQRIIASITSVTYTEIRFR, translated from the coding sequence ATGGGCGCCGGAGAATGTACGTGCGGTAACGGCAAGTCCCACACCACGCAGGATCTACTCTGCGAGCTCTTTGATCCGGAGACATCAGCAGAGCGCGCCACCGAGGTGCGCTCCACGCTCGCCGGGTGCCCGCACTGCGTGAGCCGGCTTGAGTCCGAGCAGGCAGTGCGCCACCTGGTGCGGGACTGCTGCGGCAACGCGCACGCCCCGGAGCCGCTGCGCCAGCGCATTATCGCGTCCATCACCTCTGTCACCTACACGGAGATCAGGTTCCGTTAG
- a CDS encoding 50S ribosomal protein bL37, with the protein MSKRGRKRKDRRKKGANHGKRPNA; encoded by the coding sequence ATGAGCAAGCGTGGTCGCAAGCGCAAGGACCGCCGCAAGAAGGGCGCAAACCACGGCAAGCGCCCCAACGCGTAA
- a CDS encoding WhiB family transcriptional regulator — MDWRHEAICRDEDPELFFPVGNSGPALSQIAQAKLVCNRCPVTSQCLKWALETGQDAGVWGGMSEEERRALKRRNKARARNRARLTV, encoded by the coding sequence ATGGATTGGCGCCACGAAGCAATTTGCCGCGATGAGGATCCGGAGCTGTTCTTCCCGGTCGGTAACTCCGGCCCGGCACTTTCCCAGATCGCCCAGGCCAAGCTGGTGTGCAACCGCTGCCCGGTGACCTCCCAGTGCCTCAAGTGGGCGCTGGAGACCGGCCAGGATGCCGGCGTGTGGGGCGGCATGTCCGAGGAGGAGCGCCGCGCCCTCAAGCGCCGCAACAAGGCACGCGCCCGCAACCGCGCACGCCTCACCGTATAA
- a CDS encoding DEAD/DEAH box helicase, with translation MPKRAENPPPTFAELGIAAELIDALAELGITQSFSIQELAIPIALDGRDVIGQARTGMGKTYAFGIPLMDRVFDDAALRELDGTPRALVVVPTRELAVQVGEDLQRLAKFTPVRVTTIYGGRPYEEQISALHNGVDVVVGTPGRLIDLYDRGELILDGVAILVLDEADEMLDMGFLPDIERIWNGLPAAPEPLQTMLFSATMPGPILTLARSMMRTPIHIRAEAADAPTTHATTKQVVFTSHRMDKPEVLARILQAQGRGRTIIFARTKRTAAEVAEDLARRGFAVGSVHGDLGQSAREKSLEAFRTGEIDILVATDVAARGIDVDDVTHVVNYQTPDDPMTYVHRIGRTGRAGHSGTAVTLVGYDEAHKWAMINNELGLDQPDPPAWFSTSPELYEALDIPESAAETVGPPRKVLGVQRGERRGGARTSNRNRGGSRR, from the coding sequence GTGCCAAAAAGAGCTGAGAACCCGCCGCCCACCTTCGCCGAGCTCGGGATTGCCGCGGAGCTGATCGACGCGTTGGCGGAGCTTGGCATTACCCAATCCTTCTCCATCCAGGAGCTTGCAATCCCCATCGCGCTGGACGGCCGCGACGTAATCGGCCAAGCGCGCACCGGCATGGGCAAGACGTACGCGTTTGGCATCCCGCTGATGGACAGGGTGTTTGATGATGCCGCGCTGCGGGAGCTCGATGGGACGCCTCGGGCGCTTGTCGTCGTACCCACACGCGAGCTTGCGGTGCAGGTGGGAGAGGACCTCCAGCGGTTGGCTAAATTCACCCCGGTCCGCGTAACCACGATCTACGGTGGCAGGCCATATGAGGAGCAGATCTCAGCGCTGCACAACGGTGTCGATGTTGTGGTGGGCACCCCGGGCCGTTTGATCGACCTCTACGACCGCGGCGAGTTAATCCTGGACGGCGTTGCCATCCTGGTGCTGGATGAGGCGGACGAGATGCTGGACATGGGATTCCTGCCAGACATCGAACGGATCTGGAACGGGTTGCCTGCTGCGCCCGAACCGCTGCAGACCATGCTCTTCTCCGCCACCATGCCCGGCCCGATTCTGACTTTGGCGCGGTCGATGATGCGCACCCCAATCCACATCCGCGCCGAAGCGGCGGACGCACCAACTACTCACGCAACCACAAAGCAGGTGGTGTTCACGTCCCACCGCATGGATAAGCCTGAAGTGCTGGCACGCATCCTGCAGGCGCAAGGGCGCGGACGCACCATCATTTTCGCCAGAACAAAGCGCACCGCCGCAGAGGTTGCAGAGGATCTTGCCCGACGCGGCTTTGCGGTCGGGTCCGTGCACGGCGACCTTGGCCAATCGGCCCGCGAAAAGTCGCTTGAGGCGTTCCGCACCGGCGAGATCGACATCCTTGTTGCTACCGATGTGGCCGCGCGCGGCATTGACGTGGATGACGTCACGCACGTGGTGAATTACCAGACGCCGGATGATCCGATGACGTATGTGCACCGTATCGGCCGCACAGGGCGTGCGGGCCACAGCGGCACTGCCGTGACCCTGGTCGGTTACGACGAAGCTCACAAGTGGGCCATGATCAACAACGAGCTGGGGCTGGACCAACCGGACCCGCCGGCATGGTTCTCTACCTCGCCGGAGCTGTATGAAGCGCTTGATATTCCGGAGTCCGCCGCGGAGACCGTTGGCCCACCGCGTAAAGTCCTCGGGGTGCAGCGCGGCGAACGCCGCGGCGGCGCACGAACCAGCAACCGAAACCGGGGAGGATCACGCCGGTGA
- a CDS encoding DUF3107 domain-containing protein: protein MDIKIGLADTPRELAIRLPEGQENAFGAIEDAIASGAPTVKLADEKGREYLIRTDRIAYVEQGSTTAHSVGFMR, encoded by the coding sequence ATGGACATCAAGATCGGGCTGGCTGATACCCCGCGCGAACTGGCAATCCGCCTGCCGGAGGGCCAGGAGAACGCATTCGGCGCAATCGAGGACGCAATCGCCTCCGGCGCACCCACGGTGAAGTTGGCAGATGAGAAAGGTCGCGAATACTTGATCCGCACTGACCGCATTGCTTACGTGGAGCAGGGCTCCACCACCGCCCACTCCGTGGGCTTCATGCGCTAA
- a CDS encoding DUF3152 domain-containing protein — protein sequence MTTRNHREGTRRRAEEPYGADGAKDIEKDFGVPDDRHDGEGRLVEFAREYGWRAYAIPVLAVVTVFVLINMLQHPDEPVVSAAETSVRSAAQESPAAEAPETEVMEPATLPEGTTPPNELPPGGPYTEVGEGTFYEIGAPGAAGGTGEEMVVRYVVEAEHGVDTAPYGGPDAFSAMVDATLLDPRGWTNDPRFRFEHVTNADNPTLKIRLTSVGTTRELCGGDLGLETSCRTRITGEDTVVVNESRWVRGAAAFEGDLGRYRQYLINHEVGHALGFSDHVPCPADGELAPIMMQQTLSLNNAALYALDPNEVYPDNSDTCRANAWPYPRPAVL from the coding sequence ATGACCACCAGAAACCACCGCGAGGGCACCCGTCGGCGTGCGGAGGAGCCCTACGGCGCCGACGGGGCGAAGGACATTGAGAAGGATTTCGGTGTCCCGGATGACCGGCACGACGGAGAAGGGCGCTTGGTCGAGTTCGCCCGCGAGTACGGCTGGCGCGCATACGCCATCCCCGTGCTTGCGGTGGTGACGGTGTTTGTGCTGATTAACATGCTGCAGCACCCGGATGAGCCGGTGGTGAGCGCGGCGGAAACCTCGGTGCGCTCCGCCGCGCAGGAAAGCCCCGCTGCGGAGGCGCCGGAAACCGAAGTCATGGAGCCTGCGACGTTGCCGGAGGGCACCACCCCGCCGAACGAACTGCCTCCCGGCGGCCCCTACACCGAGGTGGGCGAGGGCACGTTCTATGAGATCGGCGCCCCGGGTGCAGCGGGCGGCACCGGTGAGGAAATGGTGGTGCGGTACGTCGTCGAGGCGGAGCACGGCGTGGATACGGCCCCGTACGGTGGCCCGGACGCTTTTTCTGCGATGGTGGATGCCACGTTGCTGGATCCGCGCGGCTGGACCAATGACCCCCGTTTCCGCTTTGAGCATGTCACCAACGCCGATAATCCGACGTTAAAGATTCGGCTCACCTCCGTGGGCACGACGCGCGAGTTGTGCGGCGGGGATTTGGGCTTGGAGACGAGCTGCCGCACCCGGATCACGGGCGAGGACACGGTGGTGGTAAATGAATCGCGCTGGGTGCGCGGCGCAGCGGCGTTTGAGGGTGACCTCGGCCGTTACCGTCAGTATCTGATCAACCACGAAGTGGGCCACGCACTCGGTTTCTCGGATCATGTGCCGTGCCCAGCGGACGGGGAGTTGGCTCCGATCATGATGCAGCAGACGCTGAGCCTGAACAATGCGGCGCTCTACGCGCTGGATCCGAACGAGGTCTACCCGGACAACAGCGACACCTGCCGCGCCAACGCGTGGCCGTACCCGCGCCCGGCGGTGCTGTAG